In Microbacterium pumilum, the following proteins share a genomic window:
- a CDS encoding glycosidase has translation MTAIDTTLPTVPYRLTRIGVVMAPEPGNPLEVEGVLNPASGRGADGEIYLLPRLVAAGNVSRIGLARVLVEDGVPVGVERQGVVLEPDRSWERGIGNAGVEDPRITWMADLGLHVMTYVAYGPLGPRTALAVSEDLREWRRLGPVLFTYDDELDIDLNLFHNKDAVFFPETVLAPDGVRCFAVLHRPMWDLSETKADQGIILPAGIDDPRQSIWISYIPVEAVTADLSGLCLWSRHRFLAGPAYPFEVTKIGGGPAPVRVPEGWLLLHHGVTGHIEHAFDHQQNVNYSAGAILLDADDPSIVIARTPEPLLQAETEDERGGIVPNVVFPTAIETIDGVRYVFYGMADSKIGVARLDHT, from the coding sequence ATGACCGCCATCGACACCACGCTGCCCACCGTCCCGTACCGATTGACCCGCATCGGCGTCGTCATGGCGCCCGAGCCGGGCAACCCGCTCGAAGTCGAGGGCGTGCTCAACCCGGCCTCGGGGCGGGGCGCGGATGGCGAGATCTATCTGCTGCCCCGCCTCGTGGCGGCGGGCAACGTGTCGCGAATCGGTCTGGCGCGCGTTCTCGTCGAGGACGGCGTGCCCGTGGGCGTCGAACGGCAGGGCGTCGTGCTCGAGCCCGACCGGTCGTGGGAGCGGGGAATCGGCAACGCCGGTGTCGAGGATCCGAGGATCACCTGGATGGCGGATCTCGGCCTGCATGTCATGACGTACGTCGCCTACGGACCGCTGGGTCCCCGCACCGCTCTCGCGGTGTCGGAGGATCTCCGCGAGTGGCGACGCCTCGGCCCCGTGCTGTTCACGTATGACGACGAACTCGACATCGATCTCAACCTGTTCCACAACAAGGACGCGGTCTTCTTCCCCGAAACCGTGCTCGCGCCGGACGGAGTGCGGTGCTTCGCGGTACTGCACCGCCCGATGTGGGACCTGTCCGAGACCAAGGCCGACCAGGGCATCATCCTGCCTGCGGGCATCGATGATCCACGCCAGTCGATCTGGATCAGCTACATCCCGGTCGAGGCGGTGACGGCCGATCTGTCGGGGCTGTGTCTGTGGAGCCGGCATCGATTCCTCGCCGGCCCTGCGTATCCGTTCGAGGTGACGAAGATCGGCGGTGGGCCCGCCCCTGTGCGCGTGCCGGAAGGGTGGCTGCTGCTGCACCACGGCGTCACCGGGCACATCGAGCACGCGTTCGACCACCAGCAGAATGTCAACTACTCGGCCGGCGCCATCCTGCTCGATGCCGACGACCCCTCGATCGTGATCGCTCGAACGCCTGAGCCCCTGCTGCAGGCTGAGACCGAAGACGAACGCGGCGGCATCGTGCCGAACGTCGTGTTCCCCACGGCGATCGAGACCATCGACGGCGTGCGCTACGTGTTCTATGGGATGGCGGACTCGAAGATCGGAGTGGCCCGTCTCGATCACACCTAG
- a CDS encoding carbohydrate ABC transporter permease, translated as MSRTEIRTQAQAEKSSARAERRHPGRIGSILRYVVLGIGALVFLFPFYYMVIGSLQLAPDTTLAGAFPHPANITLANYAEINERIGLAQGLANSGILTMGVILCTLVFGVLAGYALSVLHWRGRGVTFAILLLVQIVPFQLLIVPLYVMIARDFGLSDSYFGMILPFAINSAAVLIFRQYFMQVPRALFDAARIDGANEIRVLWNIALPLVRPAVLTVILLTFIGPWNEFLWPFLITKEATMQPLAVSLANYLTTVAASAANPFGAVLAGAVILAIPPVVLFIVFQRHFNSSDIGSGVKG; from the coding sequence ATGAGTCGCACCGAGATCCGCACGCAGGCCCAGGCCGAGAAGTCATCGGCCCGCGCCGAGCGCCGTCACCCCGGCCGCATCGGCAGCATCCTACGCTATGTCGTGCTGGGGATCGGGGCGCTCGTATTCCTGTTCCCCTTCTACTACATGGTGATCGGCTCGCTGCAACTCGCACCGGACACCACCCTGGCAGGAGCGTTCCCGCATCCGGCGAACATCACGTTGGCCAACTATGCCGAGATCAATGAACGGATCGGGCTCGCACAGGGTCTCGCCAACTCGGGCATCCTCACCATGGGGGTGATCCTGTGCACACTGGTGTTCGGCGTGCTCGCAGGTTATGCCCTATCGGTGCTGCACTGGCGCGGGCGCGGAGTGACGTTCGCGATCCTGCTGCTCGTGCAGATCGTGCCGTTCCAGCTGCTGATCGTCCCGCTGTACGTGATGATCGCGCGCGACTTCGGGCTGTCGGATTCCTACTTCGGAATGATCCTGCCGTTCGCGATCAACTCGGCCGCGGTGCTGATCTTCAGGCAGTACTTCATGCAGGTGCCTCGCGCGCTCTTCGACGCGGCGCGCATCGACGGGGCGAACGAGATCCGGGTGCTGTGGAATATCGCGCTGCCGCTGGTTCGTCCCGCGGTGCTCACGGTGATCCTGCTCACCTTCATCGGTCCGTGGAACGAGTTCCTCTGGCCGTTCCTGATAACGAAGGAGGCAACGATGCAGCCTCTGGCGGTGTCGCTGGCCAACTACCTCACGACTGTGGCGGCCTCGGCGGCCAACCCCTTCGGAGCGGTCCTCGCGGGTGCGGTCATTCTCGCAATTCCCCCTGTGGTGCTGTTCATCGTGTTCCAACGCCATTTCAACAGCTCCGACATCGGGTCGGGCGTGAAGGGATGA
- a CDS encoding sugar ABC transporter permease produces MVTITPETGTKADGADAQHARSARRRRRLLGENPLGLLLAAPYLIFVGVIFAYPLVFAVWMSFHDYFFSAPGADVEREFVGFDNFIAVATDPAVWRSFLNVGVFLIINVPLTVVLSLLLAAALNRALHAKIFLRVSFYVPYVTASVALVAVWLFLFSGPGLVNQILGPLAPDPSWLINPWLAMPTIALFVTWKGMGLFILLYLAALQAVPKELYESAATDGAGAVRTFFAVTVPGVRSATLLVLLLATITGANLFTEPYLLTNGGGPNGASTSPVLLMYQKGLEQGDPDVAAAIGVILVILVLVIALIERRAVGDEES; encoded by the coding sequence ATGGTCACCATCACCCCCGAGACGGGCACGAAGGCGGACGGGGCGGACGCGCAGCACGCGCGTTCGGCCCGCCGCCGCCGGCGCCTGCTCGGTGAGAATCCGCTCGGGCTGCTCCTCGCCGCGCCCTACCTGATATTCGTCGGCGTCATCTTCGCGTATCCGCTCGTCTTCGCCGTCTGGATGTCATTCCACGACTACTTCTTCTCGGCGCCTGGCGCCGACGTCGAACGGGAATTCGTCGGCTTCGACAACTTCATCGCTGTCGCCACCGACCCCGCCGTGTGGCGATCGTTCCTCAACGTGGGCGTCTTCCTCATCATCAACGTGCCGCTCACGGTCGTGCTGTCGCTCCTGTTGGCGGCTGCGCTCAACAGGGCTCTCCACGCCAAGATCTTCCTCAGGGTCAGTTTCTACGTGCCGTACGTGACGGCATCCGTGGCGCTCGTCGCCGTCTGGCTGTTCCTGTTCAGCGGTCCGGGACTCGTCAATCAGATCCTCGGTCCGCTCGCACCGGATCCGTCATGGCTGATCAATCCCTGGCTCGCGATGCCGACGATCGCGCTCTTCGTCACATGGAAGGGGATGGGTCTCTTCATCCTGCTGTACCTTGCCGCGCTGCAGGCCGTCCCGAAGGAACTGTACGAATCGGCAGCAACGGATGGCGCAGGCGCCGTGCGGACGTTCTTCGCCGTCACGGTGCCGGGCGTTCGATCCGCGACCCTGCTCGTGCTCCTGCTCGCGACGATCACCGGTGCGAACCTCTTCACCGAGCCGTACCTGCTCACGAACGGCGGGGGCCCGAACGGGGCGTCCACGTCGCCCGTGCTGCTGATGTACCAGAAAGGCCTGGAGCAAGGCGATCCGGATGTCGCGGCCGCCATCGGCGTGATCCTCGTGATCCTCGTGCTCGTCATCGCGCTCATCGAGCGCCGTGCCGTAGGAGATGAGGAATCATGA
- a CDS encoding thiamine pyrophosphate-binding protein, which yields MPTVSTHVARTLSAHIDHVFGVMGNGNAYFLDALERETAVDFTAVRHEAGGVVAADAYHRASGRLAAATATYGAGFTNTLTALAEAVQAHVPLVLVVGDEPTSGRRPWGVDQIALASAVGARTYTVGRTDAAATTVIAIEHALTYRVPAVLAIPYDVAALDAGPIPAAPEPRLPDPLAPRGPFAEHGIRTIAAALAGAERPFLLAGRGAWVAGAADALGALADATGAITASTALGRGVFPRPEFDLGVTGGFGAESAMQIVRQADVAVVFGASLNQFTMRFGDLFAPGTRVFQIDVAASATHPNVGGFVRADAAVAARAITAELTATPATSSGWRESIDLAGARAYEPGDGVAPDGRLDPRSVAARIGELLPADRVVVSDGGHFIGWANMYWPVASPDRMIMVGTAFQSIGLGFASVPGAALAKPEATIVLTTGDGGGLMALADLESAVRVARGRGLAVVWNDAAYGAEVNLYGLRGLAKEPMLIPEVDFAGLADAVGAEGVVVRSIADLDRLESWAAQDAASRPFLLLDCRISGEVIAPYQLEIIRVNS from the coding sequence ATGCCCACGGTCTCCACTCACGTCGCCCGCACGCTGTCGGCCCACATCGACCATGTCTTCGGGGTCATGGGCAACGGCAACGCCTACTTCCTCGACGCCCTCGAGCGCGAAACCGCCGTGGACTTCACCGCCGTGCGCCACGAAGCCGGCGGTGTCGTCGCGGCCGACGCCTACCACCGCGCGTCCGGACGCCTCGCCGCCGCCACCGCCACATACGGCGCGGGCTTCACCAACACCCTCACGGCCCTCGCCGAGGCGGTGCAGGCGCATGTTCCGCTCGTCCTCGTGGTCGGCGACGAACCCACGTCCGGCCGACGCCCATGGGGTGTCGATCAGATCGCGCTGGCGTCGGCGGTGGGCGCGCGCACGTATACGGTCGGACGGACGGATGCCGCGGCCACCACGGTCATCGCGATCGAGCACGCGCTCACCTACCGGGTGCCGGCGGTGCTCGCCATTCCGTACGACGTCGCGGCGCTCGATGCGGGGCCGATTCCCGCCGCACCGGAGCCGCGGCTTCCGGACCCGCTCGCCCCCCGTGGGCCGTTCGCCGAGCACGGCATCCGCACCATCGCGGCCGCGCTCGCCGGCGCCGAGCGACCTTTCCTGCTCGCGGGCCGCGGAGCATGGGTCGCAGGTGCCGCCGACGCGCTCGGCGCACTTGCCGACGCGACCGGTGCGATCACGGCGTCGACCGCCCTCGGCCGCGGGGTCTTCCCCAGACCGGAGTTCGACCTGGGCGTGACGGGGGGCTTCGGAGCCGAGTCCGCGATGCAGATCGTGCGCCAGGCCGACGTCGCCGTCGTCTTCGGGGCATCGCTCAACCAGTTCACGATGCGATTCGGCGACCTGTTCGCGCCCGGCACGCGCGTCTTCCAGATCGACGTCGCAGCCAGCGCGACGCATCCGAACGTCGGCGGGTTCGTGCGAGCCGATGCCGCTGTCGCCGCACGGGCGATCACGGCTGAGCTGACCGCCACGCCTGCCACGTCCAGCGGATGGCGCGAGTCGATCGATCTCGCCGGAGCCCGCGCGTACGAGCCGGGCGACGGAGTCGCACCCGATGGGCGCCTCGATCCGCGTTCCGTCGCGGCGCGGATCGGCGAGCTGCTCCCCGCCGATCGCGTCGTGGTATCGGACGGTGGGCATTTCATCGGCTGGGCGAACATGTACTGGCCGGTCGCGTCACCCGACCGCATGATCATGGTCGGCACCGCGTTCCAGTCGATCGGACTCGGATTCGCGTCGGTGCCGGGGGCGGCACTCGCCAAGCCCGAGGCGACGATCGTGCTCACGACCGGCGACGGCGGCGGACTCATGGCGCTAGCCGACCTCGAATCCGCCGTTCGCGTGGCGCGCGGTCGCGGTCTGGCCGTGGTGTGGAACGACGCGGCCTATGGCGCAGAGGTGAACCTGTACGGCCTGCGAGGGCTCGCGAAGGAGCCGATGCTCATTCCCGAGGTCGACTTCGCGGGTCTCGCCGACGCGGTCGGCGCCGAAGGGGTCGTGGTGCGCTCGATCGCCGACCTCGATCGGCTCGAGTCCTGGGCGGCGCAGGATGCGGCATCCCGTCCGTTCCTGCTGCTCGACTGCCGCATCTCGGGCGAGGTGATCGCGCCGTACCAGCTCGAGATCATCCGCGTGAACTCGTGA